In Blastopirellula sp. J2-11, a single genomic region encodes these proteins:
- a CDS encoding methyltransferase, whose amino-acid sequence MPNKSTNRSLTDRPSTDPTPLFEHFRGMHGSELLTAAVAHFNLFGRLNQAPTDIETLRKELQLELRPAIVLLTALKAMGLLKETAGQFSLTELAAEHLVPGGAFDCGDYVGLAAQSPGVLSMVHLLKTNRPLGSDDDDAGGAAFIYRDGMKSAMESEDSARHFTLALAGRAKNVAPALADVISLSDAQLLLDVGGGTGIYSHALLQKNPHLRAIVFDRPQVLKIAAQMGEEYGVSDRCEFVSGDMFADKLPTGADTILLSNILHDWDLPECQQLVDRCAQILPPGGRLLIHDVFLNDALDGPLPIALYSASLFSFTEGRAYSGAEYRSMLASAGLKPEPIIPTLVHCGVLVGTK is encoded by the coding sequence ATGCCGAACAAGTCAACCAACCGTTCGCTGACCGATCGCCCCTCGACCGACCCGACTCCCCTTTTCGAACACTTTCGCGGGATGCACGGCTCCGAATTGCTGACCGCTGCGGTCGCGCACTTCAATCTGTTTGGCCGGTTGAATCAAGCGCCAACCGACATCGAGACGCTGCGCAAAGAGTTGCAGTTAGAACTGCGCCCCGCGATCGTGCTGCTGACGGCGTTAAAAGCGATGGGACTGTTGAAAGAAACGGCTGGTCAGTTCAGCTTGACCGAGTTGGCCGCCGAACATCTAGTCCCTGGCGGCGCATTCGACTGTGGAGACTACGTCGGGCTGGCTGCGCAGAGCCCCGGCGTCCTTTCGATGGTTCATCTGTTAAAGACCAATCGCCCGCTGGGAAGCGACGACGATGACGCCGGCGGCGCCGCGTTTATCTACCGCGACGGCATGAAGTCGGCGATGGAAAGCGAAGACTCGGCGCGCCACTTTACGCTGGCGCTGGCAGGTCGCGCCAAGAATGTCGCTCCGGCCCTGGCCGATGTGATTTCGCTGAGCGATGCGCAACTGCTGCTGGACGTCGGCGGCGGGACCGGCATCTATTCGCACGCCCTCTTGCAAAAGAATCCTCACCTGCGGGCCATCGTTTTTGATCGTCCTCAAGTTTTGAAGATCGCGGCGCAAATGGGCGAAGAGTACGGCGTAAGTGATCGTTGCGAGTTTGTCAGCGGAGATATGTTCGCAGACAAGCTGCCGACCGGCGCCGACACGATTTTGCTCTCCAACATCCTGCACGACTGGGACCTGCCCGAATGCCAACAGTTGGTTGACCGTTGCGCCCAGATTCTTCCCCCTGGCGGCCGCCTGCTGATTCATGACGTCTTTCTCAACGACGCGTTGGATGGGCCGCTGCCGATCGCGCTCTATTCGGCTTCGCTCTTCTCCTTCACCGAAGGTCGAGCTTACAGCGGCGCCGAATATCGCAGCATGCTAGCATCCGCCGGTTTGAAACCTGAGCCGATCATCCCCACGCTCGTGCACTGCGGCGTTCTTGTCGGAACAAAATAA
- a CDS encoding sigma-70 family RNA polymerase sigma factor, whose amino-acid sequence MNELTNHTLRVQQLFVQYQSQLKAFALVLSPNFVQADDLMQETFLTITAKAHEFDLESNFLAWSRSILRFKVLEARRAAGVKTVDYLDSLVATCPDQWASEERLHKLTECIQNLAPKAREIILLRYQREHSPSQIAEMLSRTVNSINVALSKARLALRDCMDRQLQTGSSQ is encoded by the coding sequence ATGAACGAATTAACCAATCACACGCTGCGGGTACAGCAATTGTTTGTGCAGTACCAATCGCAGTTGAAAGCGTTTGCGCTCGTTTTGAGTCCCAACTTCGTCCAGGCAGACGACCTTATGCAGGAAACATTCCTGACGATTACCGCCAAGGCGCATGAGTTTGATCTGGAGAGCAATTTTCTGGCGTGGAGCCGGTCCATCCTTCGCTTCAAAGTGCTGGAAGCTCGACGAGCCGCAGGCGTCAAAACAGTCGACTATCTCGACTCGTTGGTCGCTACTTGTCCCGATCAATGGGCCAGCGAGGAACGTCTGCACAAGTTGACCGAATGCATCCAAAATCTTGCCCCCAAAGCGCGTGAAATCATTTTGCTTCGCTACCAACGAGAGCATTCTCCTTCGCAAATTGCGGAGATGCTGTCCCGCACGGTGAACTCCATCAACGTTGCTCTCTCCAAGGCGCGGCTTGCCTTGCGTGATTGCATGGACCGACAACTTCAGACTGGGAGTTCACAATGA